TTGACTTAGATCATCAACTACTGCCCGATAGTTTAACGCTAAGCTTATTGTGGTTAGGCTTAATTGCGAATACGCAAAACTTATTTACCTCACTCCCTGACGCTGTGCTTAGTGCAGCGGGTGCCTACCTTGCTTTATGGCTTGTTATAAAACTATTTTATTTCGCTACAGGTAAAATTGGGATGGGAAATGGCGATTTTAAATTGTTTGCCGCTTTTGGTGCCTGGTTTGGCTGGAAATTATTGCCACTAATTCTCCTCTTTTCGTCAATTACGGGTACAATAATTGGGCTCTTATATTTATACTTGAACGATAAATCAAGAGATACTACAATCGCCTTTGGCCCTTTTTTATGCATTTCAGGATTAGCCGTATTATTTTGGGGACAAGAGCTTTTAGATTGGTATTTGCATTTGTGGTTCTAAAAAACAGTCCACTACAAACTTTGCAATGACGTGTAGGTTGGGCCCATGGCCCAAAATTGAGTTCAAATGTGGCTCGATGCATTGTTGTTGGGTCATGGGGGTCCAACCTAATGCCTGTAGGAGCTCCCTAATAAAAGGTCCATACGAGGAGTAAGACGTTGTATCAAATTATTTTGTTTGATTTAGATGATACCTTAATTGATTTTTCAGCTGCAGAACAAATCGGTGTACGTAAAATTCATGAGCAGTTTTATCCAACAACCCCCTACCCACTCTTCGAACAGCGCTTTAAAAAAGTGAATAATGAACTTTGGGCACGCGTTGGTGCCCAGGAAAATGGACTCATGCCCAGTGATGTGCGATTTTTACGTTTTAAGCAATTAAACGAAGCCATAGAATGCGCAAGCCACTCTAATGAAGTCGCTGAGGCGTATGAACATTATCTGATTGAGCACATTGAGTGGATTCCTGATGTTAGAAAAACCATTGAATTCTTGCATCAAAAAGGTCATATTTTAGGCATTATTACCAATGGATTCTCTGCATCTCAATTGAGGAAAAAAGAAAAATTTGCCCTTGAAAATTGGTTTGATTGTTTTGTGATTTCTGATGACGTTGGCTTTGCCAAGCCCAATAAGGAAATTTTTAATATCGCCTTACAGAAACTGTCTAATACTCATAATCAACCCATTCACAGCTATCACAAAAACTCCATTCTAATGGTTGGTGACTCTATTATTAGCGATGGGCATGGAGCAAAAAACTTCGGGGTTAACTATTGCCATGTTCATCATAGCCCACCACAAACAGCCCAGTTAGAAACAACGCTTACCTATCACATTAATTCGGTAGCGAATTTGCCAAATTGTATTGGCTATGAAACAGAATATAAGCTTTTTTTGAATTCTTTCTAGGGAACATCGTTCCCAACATAGAGAAGGAACTCATTATATATTTTTATGCCCTCTGAGCGACTACATATAACTTTTAAATGGAAGAAACATGACTGATTTTTCAAGTGACTTGCAAAAAATAGCTAATAATGACCCCAATTTTAAAAATCTTGAACCAAGCTGGCTCATAACTGATGACAGAATTCAAAGTTTAGCTGCTGCTTTAATTAACAATACTACATTGATTGGCATTGACCTATATGATCATTATATTGGCGATCTAAATCTTGGATATTTAACCAAGGCCATAGAAGCTCATAAAAAATTATCCTCGCTAAACTTGGATAAAAATCAAATTACCGAACTGGGAGCAGACTATATAGGTGAATTAATAGAAAAAAATGACGTATTAATAAACCTTACACTTAACAACAATGCTATTGGTAGTAGAGGAGCCCAAGCGATTGCCAGAGGATTAGAAGTTAATTCGCAATTAAGATCGCTCCATCTTAAAAACACTGCGATAGGTGATCCTGGTGCTCAAGCATTGTTTGAAGCATTAGAAGTAAATACCTCTCTTATTTTTCTTGATCTAAGTAATAATGAAATTAACGACCTCGGCGCCTCATACATAATACAGATGCTCGGACATAATAGCACAATAAGTTCATTGTATCTTAAAGGAAATCCTATTAGTAATAAAAACTTGGTAGAGATTGAGAGCTTATTAAGCCGTAACCAAAAAATTTACAACATAGCCCAAAAAGCAATCGATACGATTAGAAGATTACCATCCAGTATACCTAACTGGGAAGAAGAAGGCGCTTTTGATAATTTTAATGAGGTTCTTAAACAAAAAGAACAAGCCCAGCTTGAAATCGAGACACTATTTCCAGGCGCTAACCTAATATCCCGTATTGAAGAGGTATGGGCTGAAAAACAAATTGCGATTATGCTTGCAAACCCACTCTATATTCAGAAAAGCTCCATCATTGGACTCTTCGACTCGTTAAATCCCAAACAAAAACAGTCGCCTAAAAATCAGCAATGGCTTGAATCGACAATTCTGCATTATTTTTCAAGCATACAACCCGATAGCGAGTACACTCATAAAAAGCTGCTGTCCTATATTCTCCAAACATCAATAAGTGCAGATGTAGAACGGCTCATGGATCTCTGTTTATTCCATCATTTCACTCCTAAAGTAACGCGAGTAATGAAACCAGAACCAATACAGTTAGTACGGTTACTGATTAATAACCGTGAAGCGCTTAAAACACTACAAAAAGAAATGCCAGGTATCAATAAGCTCGTTTTAAACATCATTACTCGCTTTTATAAAGAAGAGCAATCAAGCAAAGAAATTGAACTCAATACACAAGTCATTGGACTGTTATTAGAGTGTCCTCAAGAAAATAAAGAAACGAATATCACATTGAATGCAGCTCTACTTCGTAGTCTAAATATTTTTTTCTGTGCAGATCCAAACATCGCCAATAGCTTTTACAGCCTATGGCGCCATCTCTCATCAGAAAATACATTACCCATACAAAATTCAGCAACGGAAGAGGTCGCTAAGAAACTATTAATAAAAAAATATAATGCCCTAGTTTTGGAAAGCATTCCCAATCATTATCAAAATCGATTCTTTATTCAGCAGGACGTAAAGCAAGTGAAGCAGCAACCCGCTGAACTAGTGCAGGAGCAACACATTGAACTAGTGCAGGAGCAACACATTGAACTAGTGCAGGAGCAACACATTGAACTAGTGCAGGAGCAACACATTGAACCAGTGCAGGAGCAACACATTGAACCAGTGCAGGAGCAACACATTGAACCAGTGCAGGAGCAACACATTGAACCAGTGCAGGAGCAACACATTGAGCCAGTGCAGGAGCAACACCTTGAGCCAGTGCAGGAGCAAAATTCTGAACTAGCTCAAGAGCAAAATGCAGTGTTAGAGCAAGAAGATGATGATGAAGAAAACTCGATGTTAATGAGGCCATAAAAATCAATAAAACAACTAATGCCTAGCTACTAAGCGAAAGTTCCTCCCGCGGCTTGACCGCGGGCTCATCCATGCCAACAGCCCGCGCAATTAGTCCGCAAGAATTCAAGAAAACAGAGCTCCAATTCCCAAAGCTATATTTTCCAAGTTGATGTCATTGAAAATCCCATCCCAAAACACACTGGTAAGTTCTAAACCAGGCATCAGTTTAACTGATAATACAAGAACTTTTACACCCTATGCACAGAGTTATCCACAGTTTTTGTGGATAAATAACCCCATACTAGAAACAGAATAAATACCCTAAGAGCCTTATAACACAAGGGATTTTATAAATAAAATAGCAATTTTTGAGAATTAGAGTGATTTAATTTAAATGGAGATATCCACAGGATATTGGCAAAGATTGAAACGACCAGCCCGTGTATCTTATCAAAGAAAAAAATAAAAAACAGTCTTGACTTGGTATATTTCAAAAAAAATTAAACGTCCAAACAAAATGCTTATTTTATCATTTTAGTGCTTTACAGAAGTACGCCATGATAAAATATCAGCTTTTTTATATAAACAAAGCCGAATTATGTACGACCTAATTAATAAATTAATCAAGTTGAAGGACGAAGAAACTACTCTTGATTGGCATGAAATGGACTTCTATAACAACCCTACCCAACAAATTTTACAAACCTTACCCAAAATTCCTGAAACAGTTGTAATCTTAGACCTTGCTTGGAACTATTCTGCATTTAAAAGTACCGATGAATTAAAAATGATTTTTGCAGCAATCCCTAGGCAAATTAAACACATTGATTTAACAGGACAATCATTACATCTAAGAGATAAAACAGAGTGGTTTGCTTTATTTTCCTGCTTTTCACCAACCACAATCATTAGTACAGGCCATGCCGAACTTGATAATTTTATCAGAGAACTCCAAAGGCCTCAGTCATCTATTTTACTACCTACCCTCGCTCCAATTGAGCCCCCTCCTGCGCCCGAAACACAAAGCACAAACCAACAAACAGAAAAAGCGAAACAATGTGACACTCTGTCTCTACGAGAAATCATGGAGAATCCTGATCAGGAAAAACTAACCCCAACACAGCTCATTGGACTACTCATTAAGCTCGTAGCACGAATTGATTCAGCTCCTAAAGATCAAGTTATTTATCCTACTTTAGACCGTATTTATATCAAAAATTCTGCACTAATAGGCGAAGAGTCATCCCTACTATTTGAAATAGACAAATCAGCTCAAATCCCTGTGCACAATTTAGAGCCCGGTGTTGAACGCCATATTGTGCATTGGCGTATGGTTGCAGAGTTATTTCTCTTATTGGGCGCAAATACAGCCCAGCTAAATGATCCTGATTTAGAGTTTAAAATTAATCAATCATTTAAACGCTCCCCTGCATTCCTTTGTGCCTTTGTCGAATTATGGGAAGCAACACTTCCAGAAAAGCAACATGCTCCCGATACGTCAATGCAGAATATATCGCCAACTATCAAAGCGTTAGCTAATATTCACATGCCAAAGTCACAAGCATGGTCAATAGAACACTTACCCAGTTTGCTTTCAGGGCTCACCTGCCATCATGATAAAACCATGCGCACCGAGTCCATTCATGCTTTATACAACTTCATACGCGACACACCCGTATCTAAAAATAAACAAGAGCGTGATGAAGCTCTAGGGATGATAGAGCATTGTATTGAGCTTATTATCCCTAATGAGCTCACCGGACTAGCGAATATCGCCTCAGAGACCGTGCAGGGGGAATGGATAAAGCGTATTCTTCTCATTTGCACGGTCTTGGGAGAAGCCGAGCTTGTTAAAAACTACGAAAAACTTCATCAACTGCAACAACGTTTACTTGAAGCCGGAATTGCACATAATTTCATTGATGCTCTTTTTGAGCGGTCGAAAACAATACCTTCCCCAATATTTCTTGCGTCACTTAACGCAACAATATGGATGTGTTTCCAATTTGATACCCTGCGAGTCAAACTAATTAATGAAGAATTCGTTGAAATGATGATATCTCAACTCTATAAAAGAGGATACGGGGAATTCCTTGTATATAAAGAAATGGGGATCATGCTTCTTTTAATGTCTGACTTTGGAAAATGGATGAATCAACATAAGGAAAGCAGTAAAAAATTCGTGACATTATGGCAAAATGTAAGTAACGAAACATTTTTACACTTTGGCTTATCTTGCCTTCCTACCAATCTATCGCTAAATACGCGCTGGTATGTAACACAAAAAGTAGTGGAGATTTTGACCAAACTCATTAGCATCCCCGGCGGAGTCAATAAAGAAGAAAAAGAGCAACAAATAAAATGCTGTCTGGATTATTTACGCTGTTCCGCCTGGAGTGGCCTTACACAAGCAGCTTATGCTTCGAATAACTCGTTGGAAGATGCTTACCTGCAAGCATTCATTTTTAAAGTTCCGCAATATCCTATATTTAAGCAGACAGTAACGCAGCAGGCTCATTTCCAAGCCCAAACAACACAGGCTTTATTTGAACACATAATACAACTTAAACGCACTACTCATGCCCCTGTTGAACGTTTACAATATAATGCACCATTAAAAAAGCACGAGGTGTTAGAGCTTCTATCCGTGCCTAAAAACTCCCTACAAGGCAGATACAAAGTACACTCCTCGCGCGCAGGCGCTCCGTTCAATATTAATACATTCAATCTGGAGCTCCCTAATAATACGATAGTCAATGTAAGTAAGAATCTGGATGAATTACGTACATTGTCCTCTATTGAGTTAAACGAAAAACAACTATCATTTATTCCTGCTACGCTAAGTTCTACCCAACGAATTTGCACTGTTGTTGACCGCGGTGTAAATACAGGAACCCAGGGAGCGTATCAACTGCTCCTCGTTTCTGCGGGTGATAGTAATAAATTGCTGTTTGGAATCACCTGGGATAAGGCCCAAACAAATGAAACCACCATTCCAGGTACCACCACCATGTCCTTAGCCCTGGATGCAGCTACAGGAAATATTTTATATTGTGATCCAGCAACAGGAAAGCAAAAAAATTACCCCTATACACAACCAATTAATACTGGAGCCACCGTTAAAATATGTATTACTGGGAGACTGGTATACTTTGTCGTTAACGATAAAGTATACCCTCCGATTCCTGATATCTTACTTCCTCTGGGCGCAGACGTGCACCCATTGGTTCGCTTAGAATGTCCTGGAATTTACATAAAAACTCAAGTTATGGGCTCTTATTGGCCCCGTGATGCCGATAATGCAACCTTGATTCGCCATGCGCGTACCAACCCTATTGCTTATGCTTTACATTTTGCAGAACGGAGCAACACCGCCTGCCCTCATATTCATGCGCAAAAGATCGATCGATTGTATACAATGCCCAATCTTGAAGTGCTATTACATTATTCCAAGCAAATTTCGGCATTACCTCAAGAAGAAATATTGAGTATTTTATTAATTGTATTGGCTAAAAAAGGCTGCGAAGGCAATGACTGCTATGCCTACAAGCTAATACATGAACTTGGACAGGAGTTACTTACTAAACCACCAGGTTATCCAAGACTAAGTGAGATTGCTATGGCATTGGGATTGCGTACGCTATCTGTGGAGCTATTGAATCAGCAATCGATTATGATGAGCGAACCAACAAAGGTGGGATACGCTGCAAATAGAAATTTACTGTTTAGTCCTCAACCGGAGGAAGCATCGCCAACGGCAGCCCCATCCTCCGCCATAAATCCATGATATGAATAACATTCACCATTACCCAAGCGTGGGACGAAGCAAACCAAGAACTCGAGGCACAGAGCCTTGGTTTGCTTCACTTCGTGGCCAAATCAATACTTCGCATTTATTATGCTAATTGACCCGAAACACGCAACTGATGCGCAACAATGCGCGTCAAATAATCAAACTCTATATTAACCTGTTGCCCAGGCTTTAAAACATCTAAAGTAGTATTTGCCAAAGTATGTGGAACCAGCATTAATTTAACGCTTTTATCTCCCACTGAATTGATTGTTAAACTGACTCCCTCAACCGTGATGCTGCCTTTAGGAAGTAAGTAAGCCATTGCGGCCTCCTCAAAACCCGCCAACTCAACCTCAAGATACTCCTCAACATGGTTAACTGCGCGAACGACTGCGATCGCATCCACATGACCGCTGACATAATGCCCACCAAAGCGTGTTGAAGAAAGCATGGCTCGTTCTAAATTCACAAAGTCTCCAGCCACTGCATCGGCTAGCGTTGTCACATTTAAAGTTTCTGGAGAAACATCAAAATGCAATTCATTATCAGCCGTAGAAGGCAATAATGTTAAGCAAATACCGTTGACAGCGATACTTTCTCCCACCTGCAATTGTTCAAATACAGCGGAAATAATAAGACGATGAGCACTGCCCTTACGAAGGTTGCTAAGAATTATCCCTTTTTGTTCGATTATTCCAGTAAACATCAGGTTCTCTCTAACTGCAAAATAATATATATGGATAGTCTAATGAGTTTTTCTAATTTGCCAAGTTATTTTTTGACACTGATTGTGTAAATTTTCACACATCATCTCCTACCATATTATTTTTATCCCACCGCTTTACGATACCAGCGTCCAGATCAAATAAATCAAGTGCCCTGCCTACGCTGTGGTTTATTATGTCATCAACCGTTTCAGGCTTGTTATAAAAAGCTGGCATTACAGGACAAACAATAGCCCCTTGCTGAGTCACCGCAACCATGTTTTGTAAATGACCTAAATGTAAAGGTGATTCCCGCGTCATTAATACCAGCTTTCTTCGTTCTTTTAAAATCACATCCGCAGCCCTGCCAATTAAATTCGAGCTAATACCGTGAGCAATTTCTGCAAGCGTTTTCATTGAACAAGGAGCAACAATCATTCCTAAAGTTTTATACGAGCCACTGGCAATATTAGCGCCAATATCATTCCATGGATAACAAACATCGGCCATTGCTTTTAGTTCAGAAACACTTAACTCCGTTTCGTACTCTCTAATTAATTGAGCGGATTTGCTTACAATTAAATGTGTTTCTACAGGAAGTTTTTTTAATACTTCTAATAATCTTATTCCATAAATGATACCTGAGGCACCACTAATACCAACAATAATACGCGACTTCGTTGCCATAGCCTGTCCTCTTTAATTAAACGAAAAAATAGTTAACTCATTGCTGCTTCATTAAAAAAATTTCTTTTTTTACAATTTTATAACTTGTCTTTTAGTATAAAATATAAAGTCTAGGCAATGAAGACAAATAAGCCATAAAACTAACACGGTTATAATGATAATTAGGAACACTCTATGTTCAACAACTCTTCAGTAAAACCACCAGAAAATCCCTTTTGGCAGTTTTCATTAACGATTTATGATGACGCCAACATTAAAGAGGCATGCCATATATTTCAGAATATCGATTCTGCTAATGTCAATTTAGTCTTGTTTGCGTATTGGCTTGGCTATGCCGTACATGACATCAGCCATGAAGAATTTACCCACGCATGCAAGAGTGTCTCCATCTGGAATAAAGAAATAACTAAAAATCTGCGCAAAATACGTATTTTCTTAAAAGAAATCAGCGAGAATGAGTGGGTAAAAAGTTACTACTCACAAATGCTTACTGACGAAATCATTTCTGAATCTTATCAACAAGAACTGTTATATAACCAAGTCAAGCATCGTTTAAAAGAAAGAGCCATACAAAATAATGCAATGTCATCTCAATATCTATCCTGGCTTTTTAGCGATTCGGGCCACGAGCTTTACGAGCCCCTAAAGATAAGAATCGAGCATTTTATCAAAATAATGAGTGATAAATTAAATCGTATACAAAAAGCATAACCTAGTTGCAACCAACTACATCCATATCTGCTGATACATCGCTGTCTCACATTATACTTATAAGGTTGGGGCCAAGGATGTAATGCACAGGGACATGGTTTACACGATAACTCACAAGGAATTACCAATTTTTTTAACTTAATGGCAGCTACACCGTCATGATAAGCACAATTACAAAATTCAACATATAAAAAAATCAAATTGTTTCATTAATAATCTCTTAATACTTTCCTGATAAAATAACACGCAACATTTGTTTGTTCTTATTCGCTGTCGAGGTATAAGTAATGAAAACTAATCATGGGGTTCCTCAGTTTACTATCAATTATATTTGCTCTTGTCTTTTAGTTTGCAAAATTTCTACAACAAAGGATTTAGGCGAGCGATTTAATGTTCTGATTGCACAAATCAACCAAAACCCTAATATTTTTAAAGACTTATCCAAAAAACAGGCACATCATGCATTAAAAGTAGCGATTGATGTCTACAATGATATAAATGCATTAAAGATTCATTTTACACCAGAACTAATTAAATTCTGGGCAGCGCAAAATGACGAGTTAGCATCCCATGCCTTAGTGGATATTCCCGCTGATGATGATTTATCCCGAGTAACCCGTAGTTATGATCGCTTATCCCAAGCCCATCAAATAAAAAAATCGGTACAAGCAAGTATTCCTGGTTTATTAGAAAAAACAGACCATGCTATTTTCTCACACATTATTATTGGAACAGGCGATACCGGCACCACTCTTTGGCTGGAAAAATATAAACAACACCATGGAACCACAACAGATCTATTAGCAGATGCTAAGTTACCACCAGTATTGATGATCGGTAATAACACCGGTAGTTGGAAACATGACTATACTCTTGCACAACCACAAAATATTCTAGAGCGAGCGCAAACAAAGGAAAACCCATCGGCTTATTTATCAACAAACTACTATTTAAATAATCCCTATGCTAATGGACGCCACGTGTTTCAAGCAAACCAAGTTAATTTAGCGAAAACTCAAGCCCCATTAGTGCAAGCAACGGTGCTTAAAATAGAGAAAAAAGAGAATCATTTAAATGACTGGGCTGATGACGCATCAGCTCAAGAATATCGTGTATTTGTTGCGGTTGCTGGAAAGGTAACAATACTGTACACGAGTGAGCTTAATATCTGTACGGGCCTTGGCCCTGCTCGAAATGCAATTTCTAGTAAACTACTCTCTACTGAAGAATTTAAACGATTAAATACCTGGGATAAAACAAAGAAATTTACCCCTATAGTCGATGGTAACCAATTCATCTTAACAGGCACCGAAGAACAAGGCACCGGACCAAGAGTTATTGTTATCTACGGTGGGGGCGGAACTGCAGCCGCAGTTTATAGAAAAGGGTTCTTTGGCAATGATATTCGTACTGAAGGCCGTGAATTTAACACCAAAAATCAATCCAATACTGTATTCTGGATTGCCAAGCAATTTGACAAGGCAGGTACTGGTAAATTAGCTACCACGGCCTTAAGAACAGCAAAAGAGCGTGATGAGTTGTTGCAAGGCGAACTTATTGAAATTAATCAAAAATCTAATGGGAAATTAGTCCTGGTATTCAAAAAAATGGGCACCAGTACCGATGACACCTTTGAACAAGAATGCGATCAGCTAGTCTATTCAATTGGCCAAGATGACAGTGCCATGAAAAAAGTCTATGCAGAAATAGAGCCTACCTTAGTACCTACATTCGATGGCTATGGAATGATACTTAATATCAGTTCACCTGATGGAAAAGTAGTGTTCTTTGGTGCCGCTGCCATGGCTGTTCGCGAAACTGAATATTCAAAAGAAACCTGGAAATGGCTACACCAAGAAAACATTGGTGGCGACGTAGGTCCAGGCTCAATGCCTCCTTCACGAGCACAAATTAAGCAGTATAACTTTTTAAATGGGATTCAGCCTGAAAGCATTAACGCCAATATGGACAGTCAGCATTTAATTATTCAATACCTTGAAAATGCAGGTGCAAACCATACAAATGCCATAAGCTTTGTTCATGATTTACTCGAAGCGCGAAAACACAGTACCGCAGGTTGCAAACGCGAGGTGCTCAGCACCTTATTAATAAAGCACAACCTGCAGGATCTCATTGTAATTCATGGGCATGGGCATTTGGTTCACAAACCTATTGACGCAATTCCCGTAATTCAAATAGCACAAACGAAACCTGCTCATTCACTCTTATCCTGGTTGAAGAAAGATAAAAAGAAAACGCATGATGCAAATATTCTTCTCTCTACGGTTGATGCTCCGGAAACAGGTAAAGAAGATTCTCTATTAGAGACTGGACAAGCAACATCGACTACAATCAAAATATACTCATAAACTAGGAGAACCTCCTGAATAGAGCAGATGCCGCATTCAGGAGTCTCTGCATAAATAGGATTTGCAATATGATTGTCCCCCGTTGGTGTTATCAATTGGATGAATCTGAGAAGTTATTAAAAAATGAACTCTATCGAACCTGGCAAAAAAGCATAAATGACAACCAACCTGAATTAATAGAAACGCTCATCCAAGAATATGACACCGAGCTATTATTTAAACTGGCCTTAACCGATCCTGAGTTTAATACGTTATGTAAGTCACCTAACTTAGAGCCACATTGGGTTGAGCTCTGGCGTTTGTGCGGTACTAATCCCAGAGAAGATGCAGAGAAAAACCATAAACCTATTCAAGAATATTCCCCTATGCTTACGGTCCCCTCCTGCTTTGAGTTATTGAAAGGCTATTATTTATATTATACTTATACCACTTTAATTGAGTCTGGGGGTGACTTATCCGCAGCAGAATTTGAGGAAGCTAAAGAACTATTAGTGGCGTCAGCCGATTGCGGCTGTTTTTTTTCCATGAATGTTTTATGTCGGGAAGGACTTTCAGCATTGAAAGAATCCGTCGATGATGAGATAACCGAATTTGTTTTAAAGTATGCAACTCTCGCTGCCAATCTCTATTTAGCTCCTGGGTATTTATTGCTGGGCTCAGTATGCCAAGAACTAATGGGTTACCAAGATAATGCTCATTGGTCTTCCTATCCGTTTGTACAAATGACTTTTCAAGCGTATACAATTGCAAAACACCTAGAACCAATATCTGGTCCGATGCTCAATAATGCATATCAAGGAAAAACATTAAAAGAGGCTAGCAATGGAGCATTTTCAACCTTTTTTGAAGGCCAATTAAGGGCACAAGAGTATTTAATGTTAAACCCTATAGAAATCCACCATTGGAGTATTTTAGCCAAAAATGAAGCAAACATAATTGAGGCTCGCTACATGGAAGAAAAAAGAAAACTCAATCAACAAAACAATGATGAAAAGTCTGAGCCGCCCTCCTATTTTAGGATGTAATAAACTGCCCGCGAAATAATTCTTAAAAACTCGCTCGTCATTACCAACAACTATGTTGGTAATGACG
Above is a genomic segment from Legionella lytica containing:
- a CDS encoding HAD family hydrolase, with protein sequence MYQIILFDLDDTLIDFSAAEQIGVRKIHEQFYPTTPYPLFEQRFKKVNNELWARVGAQENGLMPSDVRFLRFKQLNEAIECASHSNEVAEAYEHYLIEHIEWIPDVRKTIEFLHQKGHILGIITNGFSASQLRKKEKFALENWFDCFVISDDVGFAKPNKEIFNIALQKLSNTHNQPIHSYHKNSILMVGDSIISDGHGAKNFGVNYCHVHHSPPQTAQLETTLTYHINSVANLPNCIGYETEYKLFLNSF
- the ribE gene encoding riboflavin synthase: MFTGIIEQKGIILSNLRKGSAHRLIISAVFEQLQVGESIAVNGICLTLLPSTADNELHFDVSPETLNVTTLADAVAGDFVNLERAMLSSTRFGGHYVSGHVDAIAVVRAVNHVEEYLEVELAGFEEAAMAYLLPKGSITVEGVSLTINSVGDKSVKLMLVPHTLANTTLDVLKPGQQVNIEFDYLTRIVAHQLRVSGQLA
- a CDS encoding UbiX family flavin prenyltransferase, with the translated sequence MATKSRIIVGISGASGIIYGIRLLEVLKKLPVETHLIVSKSAQLIREYETELSVSELKAMADVCYPWNDIGANIASGSYKTLGMIVAPCSMKTLAEIAHGISSNLIGRAADVILKERRKLVLMTRESPLHLGHLQNMVAVTQQGAIVCPVMPAFYNKPETVDDIINHSVGRALDLFDLDAGIVKRWDKNNMVGDDV
- a CDS encoding TIGR02444 family protein produces the protein MFNNSSVKPPENPFWQFSLTIYDDANIKEACHIFQNIDSANVNLVLFAYWLGYAVHDISHEEFTHACKSVSIWNKEITKNLRKIRIFLKEISENEWVKSYYSQMLTDEIISESYQQELLYNQVKHRLKERAIQNNAMSSQYLSWLFSDSGHELYEPLKIRIEHFIKIMSDKLNRIQKA
- a CDS encoding DUF5630 domain-containing protein, giving the protein MIVPRWCYQLDESEKLLKNELYRTWQKSINDNQPELIETLIQEYDTELLFKLALTDPEFNTLCKSPNLEPHWVELWRLCGTNPREDAEKNHKPIQEYSPMLTVPSCFELLKGYYLYYTYTTLIESGGDLSAAEFEEAKELLVASADCGCFFSMNVLCREGLSALKESVDDEITEFVLKYATLAANLYLAPGYLLLGSVCQELMGYQDNAHWSSYPFVQMTFQAYTIAKHLEPISGPMLNNAYQGKTLKEASNGAFSTFFEGQLRAQEYLMLNPIEIHHWSILAKNEANIIEARYMEEKRKLNQQNNDEKSEPPSYFRM